One stretch of Jiangella gansuensis DSM 44835 DNA includes these proteins:
- a CDS encoding methylated-DNA--[protein]-cysteine S-methyltransferase, with the protein MSDDVAVGGLDTPVGPLAVAVTRAGLASLGWGVPAGLTGRSRLPVVDDSDRTAPVLTQLAEYFAGQRQHFDVPIDWRHVTGSARTVLGTLHHTVGYGASVTYGELAARSGTGVPARGIGGIMGANPIPIVVPCHRVLAHDGLGGYSGGSGGNGLEVKRWLLTLEGVLPPTFDWNPARLTT; encoded by the coding sequence ATGAGCGATGACGTGGCCGTCGGCGGGCTCGACACCCCGGTCGGGCCGCTGGCGGTCGCGGTCACCCGGGCCGGGCTGGCCTCGCTGGGCTGGGGCGTGCCGGCCGGGCTGACCGGCCGGTCCCGGCTGCCCGTGGTCGACGACAGCGACCGCACCGCACCGGTGCTCACCCAGCTGGCCGAGTACTTCGCCGGGCAGCGGCAGCACTTCGACGTGCCCATCGACTGGCGTCACGTCACCGGCTCGGCCCGCACCGTGCTGGGCACGCTGCACCACACGGTCGGCTACGGCGCCTCGGTCACCTACGGCGAGCTGGCCGCCCGCAGCGGCACCGGCGTCCCGGCCCGCGGCATCGGCGGCATCATGGGCGCCAACCCCATCCCCATCGTGGTGCCCTGCCACCGGGTGCTGGCCCACGACGGCCTCGGCGGCTACAGCGGCGGGTCGGGCGGCAACGGCCTTGAGGTCAAGCGCTGGCTGCTCACCCTGGAAGGCGTCTTGCCGCCCACGTTCGACTGGAACCCGGCCCGCCTGACCACCTAA
- a CDS encoding biotin transporter BioY: MARSTDGRSRLLAGDLARIAAFAAFIAVLGLPGSFSLFGNAVPVTLQSMGPLLAGAILGARRGALSVLLLLGLVAVGLPLLAGGRGGLGVFAGPSVGYLIGWVASAVVVGLIVERSGRRPGTHWVMAACLLGSALSLAIGIPVQAAVTGVPLAETFRLSLVFVPGDAAKSVIAALVAAGAQRAYPAAAPAVWRERVDGRS; this comes from the coding sequence ATGGCGCGTTCGACGGATGGCCGGTCCAGGCTCCTGGCCGGTGACCTGGCACGGATCGCGGCGTTCGCCGCGTTCATCGCGGTGCTGGGGCTGCCCGGATCGTTCAGCCTGTTCGGCAACGCCGTCCCGGTGACGCTGCAGTCCATGGGGCCGCTGCTGGCCGGTGCCATCCTCGGCGCCAGGCGCGGCGCGCTGTCGGTGCTCCTGCTCCTGGGGCTGGTGGCGGTGGGGCTGCCGCTGCTGGCCGGCGGCCGGGGCGGGCTGGGCGTGTTCGCCGGCCCGTCGGTGGGCTACCTGATCGGGTGGGTGGCATCCGCCGTCGTCGTGGGGCTGATCGTGGAGCGCTCCGGGCGCCGGCCGGGAACTCACTGGGTGATGGCGGCCTGCCTGCTCGGTTCGGCTCTGTCGCTGGCCATCGGGATCCCGGTGCAGGCCGCTGTCACCGGTGTGCCGCTGGCCGAGACGTTCCGGCTCTCGCTGGTGTTCGTCCCCGGCGACGCCGCGAAGTCCGTCATCGCCGCGCTCGTCGCGGCGGGTGCGCAGCGCGCTTACCCCGCGGCCGCACCGGCGGTGTGGCGTGAGCGCGTCGACGGCAGGTCCTGA
- a CDS encoding PIN domain-containing protein yields the protein MKLLADEDHSKAFAEFYDSNAAASWVSSALLRIEVVRAVSRVLPAALPDARELLTAFDFIAIDDEIVDGAMNEPDRRLRSLDAIHLATARVLDIDLDALVTYDDRLAAAAGDAGLAVLRPGLDERG from the coding sequence TTGAAGCTGCTCGCGGATGAAGACCACTCGAAGGCATTCGCCGAGTTCTATGACTCGAACGCCGCGGCGTCCTGGGTCAGTTCGGCGTTACTGCGCATCGAGGTCGTCCGTGCCGTGTCCCGCGTGCTTCCGGCGGCACTTCCGGATGCGCGCGAGCTGCTGACAGCGTTCGACTTCATCGCCATCGACGACGAGATCGTTGATGGGGCGATGAACGAGCCCGATCGGCGGCTCCGGTCGCTCGACGCCATTCATCTGGCCACCGCGCGCGTGCTCGACATAGATCTCGATGCGCTGGTGACGTACGACGACCGTCTTGCCGCTGCCGCCGGCGACGCAGGCCTGGCAGTGCTGCGTCCTGGGCTTGACGAGCGTGGGTGA